The genomic stretch TAAAGATGTTTGGTACTAAATtaggcattttcaagcataaacatgGCTAACTAAACCAAAACTAGCAACACCACAGTAGTATTAACTCAATCAGACTGTGCTGtttagtattgtggccactgattggtttAGCCTCAGTGTAacaggtgttatttcatgtccagAGGGCacccatgtaaaaaataaaataaaacaattttttttagaagTGCTCTAGCTGTGAAAATGTTTGATTAAAAAACGATTCCTTCTTTGCAGAAATCATTTTATCACGGTCATGTCCGtatccaattaacagcgataagcgAGGGATGACTGTACTCCACAAAACAAGCTAATtgattaaattatacatttacacaatgtTGGTGACTGCCAATCAAAAACtacaatattgttattaaaaacATGAGCAGGGAGGTTACTTACTGTCCTTCACAGCTTTCTTGCCTAGAATGAGGACAGAAAAATACTGTAAATCACATCTGATATCCCTAAGACTATGTTCCATTTATACCTTCAGTGAGATGATTTATTTGGATTGCGGCCATCTCAAAAAATGTTTGCACAAATATTGAGATACTACTGCAAATCCCCAACTCACCTCCGTATGAGATTTTGTAGTAGAGAACCGTCATGATGCCGAAACCCACCCAAATCTCCGGGTATGCCTTGGTGTAGTAAGGGCCCATCTTGGACCACCAGTTTGCAAACATGCGCCCAGCCATCTGTGGGGGAAAAATGCAAAATCACAAACCACATTTAATTTGCTTATTTCTGCTCATTCTCCAAAACGTTTAAAAGAACTGAGAACCTGTGGAACTACACAAAATGGTTCAACATCCTCTGCAGTTCAATTTGACATAGCAGGCTAATATTATTTCTGCACATAAACTGCTAGCATTACCCTCAGCTGTGTCAATAATGctgcttgactttttacttgtcagTCCATTTATGCAAAATGCCAAAGTTACATTGTAAGGTGCATTTAACTAAGTATTTCTTAAAACTAGAGTATTGTTACCAGCGCCACAGTGTGGTGTATTTGTGATAGCACAGGTGACAGTGTAGGGGTTCATGTTTTACCTTTGACAAAGGTTTCATCGTTTACAGGGTTTGCCCTAAactgccaaaatacctgtggcgcCGGGGGCATGGTCCCTATGACGTCATTGAGTAATTTGCAactatatgattttctttaaaaaggataaaaacatttaaatctgttatttaataataacattttttcatcgttttgccatattttccattgttgctgctttttgttgagattttttcaagCGTTTACAGAATTAATgacttttttattaaaaacaactagcagcaaatctagcatcttcttctggtgttattataaaatgtacttgGGTTTAAAGGCTCTACTTCTGTCTCTCGATGTCCCTGATGAAAGAACAGCTGCTGCGATCACAACGTCACAACTGGCATTGTTGCGCAGGTTGCATTTTCTCTTAAaagcgccactgtcctcttaatatttgcacattttgtagatgactGGCCAcgggtatatctgcaatatatataaaaatcatatCCACATCatagacatgctgacaacgctccagacaatggcgtgcatTTTGTTTACAACCGGTATCAAGAGAGCGGTTTTCagtgatcaaagtattttttccgatggtcaagttttcggtacatcacttgtcaatagtgtgcaaataataggctataatatatatcaattcatactgtaacgaccaaaccagactttgtgtgatttcttctgggggctacaatattttatattatattactttaattcatttaagtaaaaaaaaatcttattttcaaGGTGTAGCAGTAATAAAAATGCAGTGGCGGCgcaccacattcaattacattaagggtaAACCCTGTTGTAGCGGggatgtatatattttcaagtatatatatatatatatatatatatatatatatatatatatatacaccgtatttttcggactataagtcgcagttttttttcatagtttggccgggcaccagtgcgacttatatatgtttttttcctttttttattatgcattttcagcaagtgcgacttatactccggtgcgacttatactccgaaaaatacggtatatatatatagatatatatatatatatagatatatatatatatagaatccgttcatgaatgagtatatccgtttggccaccgtgttcaatggagaagtctgatctacaaaatttgcaggcagcataccgtattttccgcactataaggcgcacctaaaaaccacaaattttctcaaaagctgacagtgcgccttataacccggtgcgctttatatatggataaatattaagattcattttcataaagtttaggtctcgcaactacggtaaacagccgccatcttttttccccgtagaagaagcgcgcggtgcatgctgggatatgtgacgtttcatttccatttgtgtgtttatgtaaagaccccaaaatggctcctattaagtgtgttgtctgtctaattataaataatgcagacgaggcgtgttaactgagttctcaacgtttactcacagcgtgctcataaccacattctaactcccagcatacaacaacgcttctcagggctaccgcgcatgctcgtaactatcgttgcatgctgggtagtgtagttgttatatttgctagctcataacagcacattaagagacacgcttacgcgcttaattcaatactcgccgtcattccgggtggattgacaaaagacctccagccgctagatattggtgtcaacagggcattcgaagctagactgctaactgcgtgggaacagtggatgacgaagaagcgcgcggtgcatgctgggatatgtgacgtttcatttccatttgtgtgtttatgtaaagaccccaaaatggctcctattaagtgtgttgtctgtctaattataaataatgcagacgaggcgtgttaactgagttctcaacgtttactcacagcgtgctcataaccacattctaactcccagcatacaacaacgcttctcagggctaccgcgcatgctcgtaactatcgttgcatgctgggtagtgtagttgttatatttgctagctcataacagcacattgagagacacgcttacgcgcttaattcaatactcgccgtcattccgggtggattgacaaaagacctccagccgctagatattggtgtcaacagggcattcgaagctagactgctaactgcgtgggaacaatggatgagagaaggcgaacacaccttcactaagacgaggaggcagcgccagacgacgccaacatctgccagtggatcgtaaatttgcccaacttttcacttcggacaccgaagacgaaggatttacgaatgaagaataacttcagaaagtgagcgctatgtttattttgtgtgttgtgacattaacgttcgagcaacattatgttgctattgctctgcactattttgaattttactatgtttgtgattgcacatttgcgtacattttgggagtgaacagagttgttagaacgctggtttttaatatattattaaagtttgactgacctatctgactgtttttttgacattccctttagcgcagcgtaggcgcggcttatagtccggggcggcttattggtggacaaagttatgaaatatgccattcattgaaggtgcggctaataatccggtgcgccttatagtgcggaaaatacggtactccttccccttcgagcagtcctggatgaactgaaattattttttccaatcattttggaatttgcaagcgtacttcttcttcttactcgtcctcgccatgtctcttcttcgttcttctgcttcgtttctgttatgtttttggacattactacttgccgtagttttgaagcaatgcatgatgggaatccggatgttgtgtgtcagtgtattaacttgccggctggaataaacacactctGAGAAATAGCcacgtgcctgcctactttatgggttatatataaacctatggataacggagacatatataatagtctccttttcaggttgtacaggacgctaaaggcactgcctttaaggcacgcccccaatattgttgtctgggtggaaatcgggagaatggttgccccgggagattttcgggaggggcactgaaattcgtgagtctcccgggaaaattgggaggcttggcaagtatgggttatatTGTTAAGCGTTCCATGTGATTTTGGAaccttgtttacattgattgtatGAGTGTTTTCTATGCTTGTGTCGACATTTTCTTTCCTTTCTGCCATGATAGCTGAGAGGATTATAACCTGAGGAAGgtcatattttaaataaaaatgtttatagatcacggcatggcgcagtgaaagagtggccgtgcgcgacccgagggtccctggttcaatccccacctagtaccaacctcgtcatgtccgttgtgtcctgagcaagacacttcacccttgctcctgatggctgctggttagcgccttgcatggcagctcccgccatcagtgtgtgaatgtgtgtgtgaatgggtaaatgtggaagtagtgtcaaagcgctttgagtaccttgaaggtagaaaagcgctatacaagtacaacccacttatcatttatcatttatatagcaATAATTATCTATATTGACCGATATCGTGATACAGGataccggattgtaaataattcaatgtatatactctgatgattaacttgtgtgatgactgcattaggctatagtatatatttgtaccatgaattgattaacgtggactccgacttaaacaagttgaaaaacttattcgggtgttccatttagtggtcaattgtacggaatatgtactgtactgtgcaatctactaataaaagtctaaatcaataaaaaataaaaaaacagtttttagcCATATCGCCAAGCCCTAATAAGGTGAATACGACCTAGCTAATTATTGTTGTATATTGGCAAACTGTTCGAATATTTCCAGTGTGTCGCGCCTATGAGCATAACATTTAGGACAAAAGTCATGTTATTTGTCAAAAAGTAATAACCATATCTGTTCCGTGAACCACAGCGGACGCTAACAAGATTAGCTTTAGGCTAGCTCGCATAAGCATAACCCGGCGTGCAGCACACACTGTACGGTTGAATAAATATATTCTACTTCCTAAGGGCTGCAACGTACAAAGTAAGGATATGATTGGAATGATTTAAAACGTGCAAGTATTACCTTTGTGTTTGTCGCGCAGCAGAGAGAAGGTCAAGCTAGCAGCAGCAAGTCGCCCGATGTCAAAGTCGTGGTGGAGAAGCTTCTTCTACTCTAAAATATGCCGTTTGACTCTTGATTGCCTCTCACAGGAAGCATGCGGTATTACACTTTATGATTTCTCATTCCTGTTGTTTGCTCTTTTTGTATTCATTACagctatatttttttaaatgagtatTGCTATTAATGACAAACTTAAAATAGAAACAGAAAAATACATTGATGCGGTGAATTAAAATATTgtcttaaaaacaacaacaagtgtgTCCTTGTAATTGttatgatcatgtttagtttagttatgttctgttagttttggacttctttagttcctggttgcacttccttgtttgagtttgttaccatggttacttattattttcacctgccgctaa from Nerophis lumbriciformis linkage group LG26, RoL_Nlum_v2.1, whole genome shotgun sequence encodes the following:
- the atp5mj gene encoding ATP synthase subunit ATP5MJ, mitochondrial; the protein is MAGRMFANWWSKMGPYYTKAYPEIWVGFGIMTVLYYKISYGGKKAVKDKPAH